CCCGCGCGAACGACTCGCCATCACCCCCGACCGCATAGGGCAGCGGGCGCTTAGATCCCTCCGAACGCCCGCGCCTTGGCCTTGAGTGAGAGGTAGATGGCCTCGAGCGCCGGGGTGGGCACGCCGGCCTCGCGGCCGCGGCGGACCACCGCGCCGGTGAGGTATTCGAGCTCGACGCGGCGTTGGTGGCCGAAGTCGACCTGGAGCGAGGTCGTGTTGTCCGCCGGGGCGGATTGCAGCAGGGCCACCAGGTCGTCGCTGGTCGATTCCGGCAGATCGACGCCCAGCGCGCGCCCAACGGACGCCGCTTCGTTGAACATCAGGCGGTAGAGATCCTCCATGCCCTCGGTGGAAAGAATGTCGCCGAGCGGAAGCTGGCAGGCGGCGCTCATGCCGCCGTGGACCGAGAGCAACACGATCTTGCTCCAAAGGATCCGGGTGATGTCGTCGCTGACCTCGGTCTCGATGCCGCAGCCGCGCAGCGCCTCGGCGATGGTCTCCACACGGTCGGATATTCCGCCGCCAGGCTCGCCAATGGCCGCGCGCACCAGCGCGTCCTGGTACTCGATGACGCCGGGCCCGGCGATGTGGGCGGTGAGCCAGGTGGCGCCGCCGATGACGTGCTCGGCGCCCAGCACGGACGACAGCATCGGCACGCTGTCGATGCCGTTTTGCAGCGTGAGCACCGCGGTCTCTTCGCCAACGGCGGGGACCAGGAGCTCGGCGGCCGACTGGGTGTCGTAGGCCTTGACCGCGAACACGATGAGGTCGAACGTCGCCCCGGCATCCGCCGGCCGCTCGACGACGTCGACCGGGAGGAAGCGCCGCGATCCGTCTTCGCTGAGCATGCACAGACCGTGCTCGCGAATGGCCTCCAAATGCGCGCCACGGGCGACGAACGTCACGTCGTGGCCGGTATCGAACAGCCCGGCGCCGACAAAGCCGCCAACTCCGCCCGATCCCATCATCATCACGCGCATGCTGCGCTCCTTTTCTTACCGAGGTTTCTGTGTTGGCCGGTCAAGTGCGGCATTTGTGAAACACGGCCGTGACGGTTCCAGGTTAGGTGGGGGTGGATTCTCGCGTTTGGAGACTCTTGCAGGACTGGTCGACAGCCCACGCTCATGCGCCGGATCACCCTCACCCTAACCCTCTCCCTTCCAGGGAGAGGGGACCGGACTGGATTCCCGCCTTCGTGGGAATGACGGACGGCGGCGCGGAAATAACGGAGGGGTGCCGCGCCATCTCCCGCCACCGCAATTGAACGTCTGAGATTCCTCGCTCCGCTCGGAACGACAGGCTGGTGCGTGGTCGGAATGTCGGAGGGGTTGCGCGCAGGTCACTTTGCCGACTATCCCGAACCGTTGCCCACGGTCACCAGCGCCTCGGTCACGGGGCCTCGGCTTTCGCCGTCCACGCGGATTTCGGCCGTGAGAATGCGACGGATGTCCGAATGCCCCGGTGCCGTGGCCGTGAGCGTCAACTCGCCGCGGGCGCCGGCCTCGAGGTCCAGGGACTCAAATGCCTCGCTCGTGCGCCACCCATCGGGAGCCAGCAGCCGCGCTTCGAGCCGCACGGCTCGCTCGGCGTTGTTGCGGAGCATCAGACGATAGCTGCACGCCTCGCTGGGTTCGACGTGGCGCAGATAGGGAATCAACCGCGCCCACCAGAGGTCCACGCCCTCGTCGGCCGGTTCGTCCAGCAGGTCCCGCACCACGCGCTCCTTGCGGGCGATGAAGTCGCGGTACTCCGCCGCGCGCCGCGAGTCCCACGGGATCAGCTCGCGATGCCCCGGACAGACCAGATCGGGCTGCACAAGGTCCATTACGTCCGCGCAGCGACGATGCATCCACAGCTGCAAGCTGTTGCGCAACACGGTCGTCTGGTAGAGCTGCGCGGTCATGTCGCCGGTGATGCCGGGCGCCAGCTCCAGAAAGATGTTGTCGCCGGTGAACGCCACCTTTTGCCCATCGACGTGGGTGGCGAGGACCGAGTGGAACTCCGTCTGGCCCGGCGCGTGGTGGACCTCGAACTCGAATTCCTCCCACTGAAACCGCTCGCCGTCGCGCAGCTTGCGTTCGATCGGGATCGGGGTCGGCATCGTGCACGGCGTGCTGCACCAGCCGGCGGGGTCCTCAAGCACCTGCGCCACCTCGTCCAGCGCCCAGACGCGTGCGCCCTCGTGCCGCACCAGGTAGGGAATGCCCGCCGTGTGGTCGTCGTGGATGTGCGTGACGAGCACCATATCCATCTCGCGCACGCCGTAGGTATCCCTCAGCTCGTCGAGGTGGTGCACGACGAAGCGCATCGTGTCCCCGTCCTCACGTTCCTGAGCGACGCCCATGTGCGCGAAGAACGAGTGCCCGTAGTCGATGAAGCACGCTTTGCCGCTGTCGGACAGCAGCACGTAGAAGTTGGAGCAGGTGTGCGGTCCGCCCCAGAGCAGATGGCGCGACACCTGGATGAACTTCGGATCGGGCAGGAGGTCGAGCCCGTGTCCGCCGTCGCGGCCCAGAAAGCGCATCCCGGCGCCCAGCCGCGCCAACGCCATCAGCCGATCTTCCAATCGCGCGCAATCGCCGACCGGGTCCTCGATCAGGTCTCCGTGGGACGGCAGCGCCACGTCGGGCGCGTGCCGCCGCAGCGCCTGGAGCGACTCCAGCGTGAACAGCGCGCCCTGCTGATCGGCGTAGCCGTATTCCAGCGCGTGGTACTGATAGAGCACGCCGCCGGCGCATAGCAGGTCGCCGGTGAACGCCACGCGCCGGCCGTCGATTTGGCCGATGAGCATGCTGCTGCCGTGCGTGTGGCCCTTGGCCGGGATGATCTCCAGCTCAACGTCGCGCCAGGTGAACGTCTCGTAGTCCTCGAGATCGGCGTCGACCGCAACGCTCTCCGCCAGCGCGAAGAAGGTGTTGCGGTCGTTGTAGTTGTCGTAGACGCGCTTGTGCTGCCAGAAGAGCTCAACCTGATCGAAGAGATGCCGCTCGTGCTCCGGCACGGCAACCTTGGCGCCGTGGGCCTTGAGGCGTCCGGCGCCCCAGGACTGGTCGCGGTGGTGGTGCGTGTGGAGTACCCACTCGACCTGCCGCACGCCGATGTCTTCGAGGCGGTCGACCACGGCGCCCGATCCGGCGTCGATCAGAAGTCCCCGGTCACCCGCGGTCACGCAGTAGACATTGCAGGTGTCCGACCAGCGAAAGATGCGCGGGGAAATCTGGACCCAGGCCATGGACGCCTCAGTCAGCTTGACGCGGCGAGGGCAGCGTACGGGACGGCGGTCGCGACACGCGAATAGGCGGCGGCTTCAATACGTTTCTTGGAATTGGCCAGTGACGTAGAGTGCGAGCGCTCAACATCCGTTCGCCCTGAGCCGGCCAAATCGGGAGACGTGGTTCGACAAGCTCACCACGAACGGGGACTGACTCTCGCCACGAAGGGGATCTCGCCCCCGCCGAGTGTTGCTGTAGTCTGAACGGGCCAGCCAACCAGCCTTACCCACCATGCCTGAAACCGGCGCGATTGCCGTCTTCAACGGAATCCGAGAGCCTTTCGACCTGCGGGAATTCCCGGTTCCGGACCCGGAGCCGGGCGCGGCGGTGATTCGCATGCGGCTCGCCAACGTGTGCGGTTCCGACATGCACTACTGGCGCGGCGACACGGACCTGGTCGCGCGCGGCTTCAACCTCCCGGGCACCCTCGGTCACGAAGGCACCGGCGAAATCGCCAAGCTGGGCGCCGGTCTTACGGTGGATACCGCCGGGCAGCCGCTGCGCGAAGGCGACCGGGTGGTCTTCGGGTTCTTCCACCCGTGCCTGCGCTGCCCGAACTGCATGAAGGGACACACCTATGCGTGTCCGACGCGGCAGACCAATCGGATGACGCTGCTGGACGAATGGCCCTACTTCCGTGGCACGTTCGCCGACTACTACTACCTGTTCCCGAAGCACGCCATCTTTCGGGTCCCCGATCACCTGGATGACCACCTCATCTCGGGCGTGAACTGCGCCCTGAGCCAGGTGGTCTCGGGGCTCGACCGGGCCGGGCAAACGGTCAACGAAACCGTCGCGATTCAGGGCGCCGGCGGATTGGGCGTCTACGCGGCGGCCGTGGCCCAGGCGCGCGGCGCGGCCCGCGTGATCGTGATCGACGGCGTGCCGGAACGGCTGGAGCTGGCCAAGGCGTTCGGCGCGGACGAGACGGTCGACATGCGCGAGTTCGAGACTCCCGAAGCGCGCGTGGCCCGCGTCCAGGAGCTCACGGACGGCCTTGGCGCCGACGTGACCATGGAACTCGTGGGACATGCCGCGGTCTTCGCTGAGGGCGTCGCCATGACCGCGCCGGGCGGGCGCTACGTCGAAATCGGCAACGTCTGCGTCGGGCACACGGCGAGCTTCGATCCGTCGACCATCGTCTTCAAGAGCATCACGGTGCTGGGCGTGGCCCACTACCGCTGGCGGGACCTGAAGCAGGCGCTGGACTTCGTATCCCATAACGTCGACAAGCTGCCGTTCGACCGGGTGCTCTCCCACACCTATCCGTTGCACGAGATCAACGAGGCGTTTGAGCGCCAGGACGAAGGCCACGTGACCCGCAGTGCGCTCGCCCCCGGATCCTGATGCCGCTCAGCGCCAGGGGGTCACTAATCCCAGGCTGCACGCAGCCTGGGCCACCGGGCACTCGGCCTGGGCCACCGGGCATTGGGCCACTGGCCTGTCATTCCGAGCGCAGCGAGGAATCTATGGCGCTGCCCTTCGCCCTCAGCGGCTCCGGGTTGGACGACGGATGGACTCCCGCCTTCGCGGGAGTGACGAGGAACTTCTCAAACGGTCTCGCATGAGCGCGACTCAATGACGCCGCCCGAGCCCGACCTGCTCGACCAGGTGTTTCCGCTCGACACCGCCCGCGACGACGCCGGCGCGCTGGTGATCGGCGGCGCGAGCTGCGAGGAGTTAGCGAAAGACTTCGGCACGCCGCTCTACATCTACGACGAGGCGACGCTGCGGGCGGCCTGCCGGGGCTATACCCGCGCGCTGGCGGACCGCTACCCCGACGCCCTGGTGCTCTACGCCGGCAAGGCCTATGTCGATCCCACGCTGTTGCAGGTGGCGGCCTCCGAGGGCCTCGGGATGGATGCCGTCTCCTCGGGTGAGGTGCGCGTGGCGCAGGCGGCCGGATTGCCGCTGGAGCGCGTGGTGCTGCACGGCAACAACAAGCTGCCGCGCGAGATCGACCTGGCGCTGGAGGTTGGCGTGGGGCGCATCGTCGTGGACGCGCTGGAAGAGATCGAGATCATCGATGAGCTGGCGCGGCGGCGCGGCCTCACGGCGCAGGTGCTTCTGCGGCTCACGCCGGGCGTCGAGGCGCATACGCACGAGTACATCCGCACCGGCGCCGTGGACAGCAAGTTCGGGCTCGGTCTCGACTCCGGCGCGGCGGAGGAAGCCGTGGCGCGCGCGATGCGGGCGCCGAATCTTGACGTGATGGGGCTGCACGCCCACATCGGGTCCCAGATCTTCGACACCGAGCCCTACGCCGACACCATCAACATCACGCTCGACTTCGCCGAGCAAATGCGCGCAGCTCACGGACTGGACCTGCGCGACCTGAGCCCAGGCGGCGGCGGCGGCGTGCGCTACACGCTTGACGACGATCCACCCGACCCAGCCGACATCGTCGAGGCCATCACAACGACTGTGCTCGCGCGTGGGCTGGCCCACCCGCCGCGGCTGCTCATCGAGCCCGGACGGTCGATCGTGGCGCGCGCCGGAGTGGCGCTCTACGCCGTGGGCACGGTCAAGCACATCCCCGGCGTCCGCACCTACGTCTCCGTCGACGGCGGCATGGCCGACAACCCGCGTCCGGCGCTCTACCAGTCGAAGTACGCCGCGCTCCTGGCGAACCGGCCGGGCGACGGTTCACCCGAAACCCTGACGCTTGCCGGCCGCTATTGCGAGTCCGGCGACGTGCTGCTGCGAGACACCGTGCTGCCGCCGTTGCGCCGGGGCGACCTCATCGCCGTTCCCGCGTCCGGCGCTTACCACATGAGCATGGCCAGCACCTACAACATGGTCGGCCGGCCCGCCGTGGTGATGGTCGCCGAGGGTCAGGCCCGCCTCACCCGCCGCCGCGAATCCGACGAGGATTTGCTGGCGGTGTTTCCCTAAACCTGCCCGGTGGCCCGGGCTGCGTGCAGCCTGGGCCTTCTCACGTCCGCACGCTTCGCTAGCCCCACGTGTCGTCCCGGAGCGCCGTGGGACAAGCTGATGACCGCGATTCACCCAGAGACGTCGATCCACGCGACCGGTCAGCTATCGCAGCGGGTCGATGACCTCCAGGAACGGGAAGCGGTGGAAATGGGTGTCGCGGGTGCAAATGCGGCTGACGCCGTGCTCGCGCATCACCACCGCCGTGTGCAGGTCGTGCATCAGGTTGCCGCGGACGTCCGGCAACTCCGACAGCGTCTGCGAAAGGACCGCCTGGTGGCGGTCGGTTGGTCGCAGCAAGGCGAAGCCTGGGGAGTCCAGCACGACGTTGAGGAATCGCCACGCGTCACTCGGGCGCCACGGCGAACGGAGCACGCGCGGATGCGTGCTGACGCGCAGAAACTCGTAGCACACGTTCCACGTGAGAAAGGTTGGCGTCGGGTCGACTCGCCACTGGTTCAGGCGCTCCCGGCAGGCCGCGTGCGGTTCGGCCTCTTCGTCGGCCGCGTAGACAAGGACATTCGTGTCTACGGCGAGCACTCAGTCCTCGTCCATCGCCGCATATAGCTCGTCTCGGTTGGCGACATCGACCAGCGCGCCGCCACTGTTCCAGCGCGGCAGCTCCGGCAGCGCATCCCGCTCGACAACATACGGCGGCTCAGGTTCGAGCACCCGCATGATGCCGGCCTCAACCAGGGCCGTCATGGTGGTGCCGCGCCGCGCGGCCTCTTCGCGCAGACGGCGCATCACCGTGTCGTCGAGATTCAGCGTTGTCTTCACGTGGCAATCCCTGCGTCGTGGGTATATGGCAAACCATACCGAATATATGGCTATATGGTCAACCCGTGTTTCGCTTCACTTGTCGGGGCGGAGCGAGACCGGCTTATCCCGCCGCGTAGCCGTCCAGGATGCGCGCGGCGCTGGAGCGCCGCAGCTTGGACAGCGCCTGGGCTTGCAGCTGCCGGATGCGCTCGGCAGTGAGGCCGAGGCGGTTGCCGACATCGACCAGGCGCAGCGGCTCGCGGCCTCCCAGACCGAATCGCAGACGCAGGATCGTCCGCTCGCGCACGTCCAGCGTGGCCAGGGCGCGGTTGATGTCGGCGCAGAGGAACCTGGCGCGCAGCTCGTCGAACGGCTGCGGCGCAGGGTCCGCGTCGGGCGGCGTTGCCGACGCGTCATCGTCGCCAGTCGCGCTATCCAAAGAAATCGTGCGCCCGGCGAACCGGCGCAGCCGCGCCAGCTCGGCCGTGGGCAGCCCGACGCGGCGCGCCACTTCGCCGTCCTCGGGATCGCGGTGCAACTCGGCCCGCAACTCGTCCCAGATTCGCCGCGAGGTCGCCAGCTTGCGGTGCAGGTAGTCGGGAAGCCGCAGCGGCAGGTCAGCCTCGGCCGCCGCCCGCGCGATGGGTTGCTGCACCCACTGCATGGCGAAGCTGCTGAACCTGAAGCCGTGCCGCCAATCGAATCGCTCCACGGCGCGCATGAGCCCCGTGTTGCCCTCCTGGATGAGGTCGAGCAGGGGCGCGCGTCCGTCGGCGAAGCGACGCGCCACCGCCACCACCAGCCGCAGATTCGCGGTAATCATCTGCTGGCGGGCCCCAGGCTCATTGCGCTCGATGCGCTGCGCCAGTTCGACTTCCTCGCGGGCCGTGAGGCGCGGAAAACGGCCAATCTCGCTCAGATAGGCGCGCAGGCTCGACGCTTCGTCCAACTGGGCGGTCGGCCCTATTCCTCCATGTTGGGGGGACATTGGGAGCTTGTCGGCGCTGCCTCTCGGGGCCGGCGGATATTCGACGCGGCAAGTATACGCGGGGGCGCAGCGAACTAAGCCATGCTTTCGAGCTGCTTGACGGTGACTTCATGCCGCAGCGGCAGGCCGTTCAGGTGCCGCTCCAGCTCGTCGAGCATCGCGTCGGTCAGCCTTGAGCGCCGCTCGGGGGTGAGCCCCGCGACGTGGGGCGTCAGGAGCACCCGCCGCATCCCGAGCAGCGGATGGTCGGTCGGCAGCGGCTCCTGATCGAAGACGTCCAGGGCGCAGTCGAAGCGCTCCTTGGCCAGCTCGGCCACGAGCGCGTCGGTGTCCACGAGGGCCGAGCGCGCGTTGTTGACCAACACGGCGTCGTCCTTGATCAGCGCTAGCATCCCGGCGTCGATCATGTGGTGCGTCGAGGGCAACACGGGCGCGTGAATGCTGATCACGTCGCTGGTGCGCATCAGGTCCGGCAGCTCCAGCTTGTGCACGCCCAGCCGCTGGGCGTCGCTCTCGGTCAGATAGGGATCGGCCACCACGATCTGAACGTCGAATGGCCGCAGCAGCGGGATCAGCCGCCGTCCGACCTTGCTCGCGCCGACGATGCCGTAGCGCTTGCCGTAGAGCTCGCGGTCGACAACCGGGCCGATACCTCGCCAGCGGCCGGCGCGCATGGCGGCGTCGAATTCGCCGGTTCGACGCAGCAGCGCCAGCACCACGGTCAGCGTGTGCTCGGCGACGCCCATGGCGATGAAGTCGGCGGCATGGGCAACGCGCACGCCGCGCTCGAAGACCGCCGGGGGCGCCACACCGCGGATGGTGCCCGCCGCGTAGCAGATGATCTCCAGCTCCGGCGCGGCGTCCAGCAGGTGCTCGTCGTAGGCGCACGAGCCCCACGAGGCCAGCACAGCTGTCACCCCGCCAATGCGCTCTCGCACCGCCGCGGCGTCCCAGGCTCGGTCGTCGTCGTTGAACGCCACCGACTCGGCCATATCCCCAAGCCGCGCAAGCGCCTCAGGCGTTGAGATGCGCCGGAGCAGCGGTCGCTCGACCGTGACCAGCACGCGCGGCGCCGACATCGAGCCGCTCCTCGGTAGCTATCGCCCTGCGCTGGCATGATAGGCGCGCACCACGCAGTCCTGGCGGAGGCGCGGCACTCCCGATGCAAATCATCCTGTTCACCAAGTTCTTCGAGACGCTGGAACCGCAGGCATTGGGCGAGCACGTCGCTGGCCTGGGCTACGACGGGTTGGACCTGACCGTGCGCCCCGGATACCCGATCAATCCCGACAACGTGCGGACGACGCTGCCACCGGCGGCGCGACTGTGGGAAACGCTCGGCCTCTCGTGCCCAATGATCACCATGCCGACGGACTTCAACGACCCGACGCACGCGGAAGCGATCGCGATTTACGAGGCGGCGGCGGAAGCCAGCGTGCAGGTCATCAAGACGGGCTACTTCATCTTCAAGCCGGGCATGGACTACTGGCAGGCGGTGGACCATGGGCGACGGCAGCTCGAAGGCTTCGAGGCGCTGAGCGCCCGCACCGGCGTCAAGTCCCTCCACCACACGCACAGCGGCGCGGTGCTGGGCTCGAACTGCGCCGGCCTAATGCACCTGCTCCAAGGTCGCGACCCCGCCCACGTCGGCGCTTACATTGACCCGGGGCACCTGGCGGTGGATGGCGAGGACATCGACATGGCGTTCGCCATGTGCGACGAGTACCTGGCCGCCGTCGCCGCCAAGGACGCCTGCCACCTCCCGGACTCCCGGCCCGACGCCCCGGCGGCCTACGGTCCCGCGTTCGTATACGTGGGTGAAGGCGCAGCGCCGTGGGGGCGCGTGCTGGAGCTTCTGGCCGAGCGAAATTTCGACGGACCGCTCACGGTGCACACGGAATACACCGCGCGGCAAGACGTGATTGCGACGGTGGGCGGCAAGGACCAGTCGGCGGACGCCGACGCCATTCGCGCCCGCGGGGCGCAGCAGGACCTGCAGTTCCTTAGATCGCGCTGGGCGGCGATCCAGCAAGCGAGCGACGGGGCGGCGTCGTGAGCTCATCGCGCGTGGCGGCGGTGTTTGGCGCCAGCAGCGGCATGGGTCGGGCTTCGGCCCTGGCTCTGGCCGCCGAGGACATGGACGTCGCCGTGCTGGCGCGGCGGAAGGCCGAACTCGACGCCGTGGCGGAGGAGATCCGCGAGTGCGGACGCCGCGCCCACGTGGAGCCCGTGGACCTGACCGACGGCGCGGCGGCGCGCCGGGCGGTGCAGGCGGTCGTCGACAGCGTCGGCCGAATCGACGTGCTGGTGTATGCCGCCGGCTGGAACATTCCCAAGCGGCGGCTGGAGGAGCTCAGCGGCAACGACTGGGAAACCATGCAGCGCGTCAATCTCTGGGGCCTCTACGACGTGGCGCAGGCGGCACTGCCGGCGCTGCGGGAATCACGCGGACGGCTGGTCGTCATCTCATCCGCTGCCGCGATCATGCCCGACGCCTCGGGCGTGGCCTACCAGGCGGCCAAGAGCGGCGAAGCGGGCTTCACCCTCGGCATGATGCAGGAAGAGGCGGAAAACGGGGTGCGGGCCACGGTCATCTATCCGGGGCTGACCGACACGCCACTGCTGGAGCAAAGGCCCACACCGACGCCGCCCGAGATCGTGGCCCAGGCGCTGCAGCCCGAGGACGTGGCTCGCGCGGTCGTGTTTGTGAGCACGCTGCCGGAAAGGGCCTATGTGCCGGAGCTCAGCCTGCTGCCGGCAGCCGTGCAGCAGCGCTGATTCGACGCGCCGCTCCTTTCTGTCATTCCGAGCGCCAGCGAGGAATCTAAGGGGCGCAAAGCATGCACCAACGTCCTTAGATTCCTCACTTCGTTTCGGAATGACATGGAGAGGTGGCGCGAAGCGTCGCCTGCCCTCTGTCCGGTGCCCCGCCAGGTCTCTGGACGGAGACCCACCAAGCCACCGCGTCTACCGAAACGGGTCGTAGACCAGTCCCAAACTGCGGTCGGGCAGCGGCAGGTCGACGCGCACGTTGCCGCGGCGGTGCGACTCGTTGAGGGCGATCTCGATCTCCATCGCGTTCCGCACGCGCCGCCCGCTGGCGCGCGGCTCGCCGCCGTTCTCCATGCACGTGATCAGGTCGTCGATGCCGTAGATCACCGACCAGTTGCGGGCCAGGCGCGGCTCGGGGAACGGCACCTCGACACGCTGCGTGCCGGAAATGGTCTCCACGTCTTGCCACAGGCGCAGCTCTTGCCAATCGAAGGTCAACTCGCCGGTTTCGCCGGTGATTCGCACCCACGGCGCGCCCGGACGCAGGCAGACGGGCAGGCCGCTTTGCAATCGGATGAATCCGGAGCCCTTGAACTCGCGCCCGTCCTCGACCTTGGCGTCGTCGTCCGCGACGCCGATCACCCATTCGCCCGGCGAATCGAGCAGGTAGTTCCACGAGTTGTGCTGCGCCATCACCAAGTTCGTGTCCAGGCTCAGGAGGGGGCCAATTGCACCCTCGTCCAGCAAACGGCGCGCGTTGGCCACCGCCGGGTGATTCATGCTGACCGCGCCGACCACCAGCGGAACGCCCGCCGCCACGCACACGTCGACCATGTCGTCGGCGCCCTCAAGGGTTGGCGCCATGGGCTTCTCGGTGATCACGCCCTTGGCGCCGTGCTCCACCGCCGCGCGGGTGGCCTCGGGCCGGAGGGCGGCATTCGAGGGGATTCCCACGATGTCCAGGCGCTCGCGGGCGATCATTTCCCGGTAGTCGTCGTAGAGGGCCACGCCCGGATAGCGCTCACCAAACGCCTCTCGACGCGGATCCGAGAGCTCGCACGCGGCCACAAGCTCCGTCGCCGGGTGCAGCACCAGCGCGTCGGCGAAGCCGCTCGGCAGGCCTTCCCGGCCCGGGTGCGCCGTGGGTGGCGGGTCGCGGTCCGGCCGCAGCGGCGGCATGGGCGTGTCGCGCCCGGCGCGCCCGTAATTCGCCTGCTGTCGCGTCGCAACGTCGTACAGCCAGCCCATCCATCCCAGACCGATGAGCCCTGCCCGGTAGGTCGCCATGACATTCGCTCCACCGCCTCAACGCCGACATTCATGGTACGCCCGGCGGCAGGCTGCGTTGCAGGCGCGGGCCGGTTCTGGTACTCACCATGGCAACCGGCCCCTCGCCGCATGAGAGCAGGCCAATGACCCAAGTGATGCAGGGCGCACAGACACCTTCCCGCCGAGCCGTCGGGCAGTGGATTTGGATCGAGGGCGAGGCCAAGCCCTACAACTTCTATCTCTACGCGCGTGGGACGGTCGACGTGGACGGCGCGCCGGCGGCCGCGAAGCTGCACGTGACGGCGTCGGACCGCTACATGCTGTATCTCAACGGCGCCTACGTGGGCCGGGGACCGGCCCGCAGCGATCCCCGCTTCAAGACCTACGACACCCACGACGTCGCCGCCGCGCTGCGTCCGGGCCGCAACGTCATCGCCGTGCGCGCCTATCACTTCGGCCAGCCCGTGCAGGGTGAGGGCTGGAACAGCATGAGCGGCAACAGCTTTACGGTGGGCGAGCGCGCCGGGCTGTGGGCGCAGATCGAGATCACCGACGTCGACGGCGCCACGCAGGTCTGCGG
Above is a window of Chloroflexota bacterium DNA encoding:
- a CDS encoding SDR family NAD(P)-dependent oxidoreductase, which translates into the protein MSSSRVAAVFGASSGMGRASALALAAEDMDVAVLARRKAELDAVAEEIRECGRRAHVEPVDLTDGAAARRAVQAVVDSVGRIDVLVYAAGWNIPKRRLEELSGNDWETMQRVNLWGLYDVAQAALPALRESRGRLVVISSAAAIMPDASGVAYQAAKSGEAGFTLGMMQEEAENGVRATVIYPGLTDTPLLEQRPTPTPPEIVAQALQPEDVARAVVFVSTLPERAYVPELSLLPAAVQQR
- a CDS encoding Gfo/Idh/MocA family oxidoreductase, coding for MATYRAGLIGLGWMGWLYDVATRQQANYGRAGRDTPMPPLRPDRDPPPTAHPGREGLPSGFADALVLHPATELVAACELSDPRREAFGERYPGVALYDDYREMIARERLDIVGIPSNAALRPEATRAAVEHGAKGVITEKPMAPTLEGADDMVDVCVAAGVPLVVGAVSMNHPAVANARRLLDEGAIGPLLSLDTNLVMAQHNSWNYLLDSPGEWVIGVADDDAKVEDGREFKGSGFIRLQSGLPVCLRPGAPWVRITGETGELTFDWQELRLWQDVETISGTQRVEVPFPEPRLARNWSVIYGIDDLITCMENGGEPRASGRRVRNAMEIEIALNESHRRGNVRVDLPLPDRSLGLVYDPFR